Proteins encoded in a region of the Gallalistipes aquisgranensis genome:
- a CDS encoding helix-turn-helix transcriptional regulator gives MTEEVIIPYELPETEDHSFFFVNQRIDARMEAKLHRHDAWELYYVMHGHGTRMAGDTLQPFSAGDAVLIPPSMHHYWEYASASVDGEGCVHYLMVAFSHSFVVQCMESFPELRNRLSGLSFPVEAWKFGPESSRMIRKVLLRMNDADELDRLCEMLRLLPFIFASSDHTVAGKPIYVDKEVRRMQQICTYVMAHYVHAITLEEIAAETGMNRSAFCSYFKRHKGMTFSQFVTRYRLSTACELLKHSRKQVSEICFLVGFNDLPHFVRTFTKVEGMSPSKYRKQYRQEDLP, from the coding sequence ATGACGGAAGAGGTAATCATCCCTTATGAGCTGCCTGAAACGGAGGATCATTCGTTCTTTTTCGTGAACCAGCGGATAGATGCCCGTATGGAGGCGAAGCTGCATCGACACGATGCTTGGGAATTATATTATGTGATGCACGGACACGGGACCAGAATGGCCGGAGATACGTTGCAGCCGTTTTCGGCAGGTGATGCGGTTTTGATTCCTCCCTCCATGCACCATTATTGGGAATATGCATCGGCATCGGTGGACGGGGAAGGATGCGTCCATTACCTGATGGTCGCTTTCAGCCATTCTTTCGTCGTGCAGTGCATGGAGTCTTTTCCTGAGTTACGGAACCGTTTGTCCGGTCTTTCATTTCCCGTTGAGGCATGGAAATTCGGCCCGGAAAGTTCGCGAATGATCCGCAAGGTATTACTCCGGATGAATGATGCGGACGAATTGGACCGTTTGTGTGAGATGCTTCGGTTGCTTCCGTTCATTTTCGCCTCGTCTGACCATACGGTCGCCGGCAAGCCGATATACGTCGATAAGGAAGTGAGGCGGATGCAGCAAATCTGTACGTATGTGATGGCTCATTATGTCCATGCCATTACCCTGGAGGAGATTGCGGCCGAAACCGGGATGAACCGTTCTGCGTTCTGTTCCTATTTCAAGCGGCATAAGGGCATGACTTTTTCTCAGTTTGTCACTCGATATCGTCTCAGCACCGCCTGCGAGCTGCTGAAACATTCCCGGAAACAGGTATCTGAAATATGTTTTCTTGTAGGGTTTAACGATTTGCCCCACTTCGTGCGGACGTTTACGAAAGTCGAGGGAATGTCTCCTTCAAAATATAGAAAACAGTATCGGCAAGAGGATTTGCCGTGA
- a CDS encoding energy transducer TonB: protein MLETIRSSPEWMPATRDGIPCEGSVEIVLDLTPKIDPQKRPDMISVTTLAEPLFPRTSTVQITTQSIPNFIRWIGENFRSPIPKKDKNIHPCRIAFVVRANGSVTDVNISECDDPRLSAELKRVVETSPDWAPALVNKKEHDYTMCINGLFRPGKKKYGFYLSENIPPEFKEGDLKTFRTWVMDRIQYPTACAIRNIEGEVTVSFVVETDGSIGQITPIKSPHKLLTQEVVRVLKLSPKWKPGMVNGEIAPAELSISFNFKNRP from the coding sequence TTGCTGGAAACCATAAGGAGTTCGCCCGAATGGATGCCGGCGACCCGGGACGGAATCCCCTGCGAAGGTTCGGTGGAAATCGTTCTCGACCTGACCCCTAAAATAGACCCGCAGAAACGACCGGACATGATCTCCGTGACCACGCTGGCCGAGCCGCTATTTCCCCGTACCTCCACGGTTCAGATAACCACCCAATCCATCCCGAATTTCATCCGTTGGATCGGGGAGAACTTCCGGTCTCCCATACCGAAGAAAGACAAAAACATACATCCTTGCCGTATTGCATTCGTCGTCCGGGCGAACGGTTCCGTTACGGACGTGAACATCTCGGAATGCGACGATCCACGGTTATCGGCCGAATTGAAACGGGTTGTCGAGACTTCTCCCGACTGGGCTCCGGCTCTGGTCAACAAAAAGGAACATGATTACACGATGTGCATAAACGGACTGTTCCGCCCCGGCAAGAAAAAATACGGGTTCTACCTGTCGGAAAACATTCCTCCCGAATTCAAGGAGGGGGATTTAAAAACTTTCCGGACATGGGTAATGGACAGAATCCAATATCCGACGGCATGCGCCATCCGCAACATCGAGGGGGAGGTGACCGTTTCATTCGTCGTAGAAACGGATGGTTCCATCGGGCAGATCACCCCGATAAAAAGCCCGCACAAACTACTCACACAGGAGGTGGTCCGGGTCTTAAAATTGAGTCCCAAGTGGAAACCGGGCATGGTAAACGGAGAAATCGCCCCTGCGGAACTTTCCATCTCGTTCAACTTCAAGAATCGTCCGTAA
- the lpdA gene encoding dihydrolipoyl dehydrogenase, producing the protein MKYDIIVIGSGPGGYVAAIRAAQLGKKVAVIEKAELGGVCLNWGCIPTKALLRSAQVLAEVRHAAAFGIEIEGSPKPDLAKMVARSRTVAETMSRGVAFLMNKHKIEVIAGEGRLAGSGKVEVILNSDGTTATLEAGHIILATGARPREMPFMPIDGKRIIHSRHALLLDRIPESIAVVGSGAIGCEFASFYAALGSKVTIIEYLPNLLPLEDEEISKQMERSFRKMRVTVLTGTTVKSVRNDRDTKCLIEIEGKKGPETLEAEIVLSAVGIKTNIENLGLETVGIEVERDKIRVDAFGQTNVPGIYAIGDLTPTPALAHVASAEAIRCVEKICGLDPQPIDWSAIPSCVYTTPEVASVGLTEKQATEQGFSLRIGKFPYTASGKATAAGERDGFVKLIFDGQSDRLLGAHMVGHNVTEMVAEPTLARMLGTTARNLMNTVHPHPTMSEAILEAAEAAHGEAIHI; encoded by the coding sequence ATGAAATACGACATTATCGTTATCGGAAGCGGGCCCGGCGGTTATGTAGCCGCCATCCGGGCCGCCCAGTTAGGGAAAAAGGTAGCCGTAATCGAAAAGGCGGAGTTGGGCGGCGTGTGCCTGAACTGGGGTTGCATTCCGACCAAAGCACTGTTGCGCAGCGCCCAGGTACTCGCTGAAGTCCGCCATGCGGCCGCTTTCGGCATAGAAATCGAGGGTAGTCCCAAACCCGATCTGGCAAAAATGGTCGCCCGCAGCCGAACCGTAGCCGAGACCATGAGCCGCGGCGTGGCATTCCTGATGAACAAACACAAAATCGAAGTGATCGCCGGAGAAGGACGTCTGGCCGGAAGCGGAAAGGTGGAAGTCATACTCAACTCCGACGGCACGACGGCCACGCTCGAAGCAGGCCATATCATTCTGGCTACGGGCGCCCGGCCCCGGGAAATGCCTTTTATGCCCATCGACGGCAAAAGGATCATTCACTCACGCCATGCACTGTTGCTCGACCGTATTCCGGAAAGTATCGCCGTCGTCGGCTCCGGAGCCATCGGATGCGAATTCGCCTCATTCTACGCCGCACTCGGCAGCAAGGTCACCATCATCGAGTACCTGCCGAACCTGCTGCCCTTGGAAGACGAGGAAATTTCGAAACAGATGGAGCGGTCTTTCCGCAAAATGCGGGTAACGGTCTTAACTGGAACGACCGTCAAATCGGTACGAAACGACCGGGACACAAAATGCCTTATCGAAATCGAAGGCAAAAAAGGCCCTGAGACGCTGGAGGCAGAGATCGTACTGAGTGCCGTGGGTATCAAAACCAATATCGAAAACCTGGGACTGGAAACCGTCGGGATAGAGGTCGAACGGGATAAAATCCGAGTCGATGCCTTCGGACAAACGAACGTTCCCGGAATTTACGCGATCGGAGACCTGACACCCACTCCGGCACTCGCCCACGTAGCCTCAGCCGAAGCGATCCGCTGCGTAGAAAAGATATGCGGTCTCGATCCGCAGCCGATCGACTGGTCGGCAATTCCGTCCTGTGTCTATACGACTCCCGAAGTGGCTTCGGTAGGACTGACCGAAAAACAGGCCACAGAACAGGGCTTCTCCCTGCGGATCGGCAAATTCCCGTACACGGCTTCGGGCAAGGCTACGGCTGCCGGAGAACGGGACGGATTCGTGAAACTGATTTTCGACGGACAGAGCGACCGGTTGCTGGGAGCCCACATGGTCGGCCATAATGTCACGGAAATGGTCGCTGAGCCCACATTGGCCCGTATGCTGGGAACGACCGCCCGCAACCTGATGAACACCGTCCATCCGCATCCGACCATGAGTGAGGCCATCCTCGAGGCAGCCGAAGCTGCCCACGGGGAGGCGATCCACATCTGA
- a CDS encoding dipeptidase, producing the protein MKKLLIATAALSALALSRVEACTNFIITRGASTDSSVMVTYAADSHQLYGALYYRPARDYRPGETLKIYEWDTGRYLGEIPQVAHTYQTVGNMNEHQLIIGETTYGGRPELEDSTGIMDYGSLIYITLQRAKTAREAIDVIVNLANTYGYASSGESFSIADPDEAWIFEMIGKGCKMVNGKNVNKGIVWVARRIPDGYVCAHANQARITQFPKDDPENCLYAPDVISFAREAGLYNGTDADFSFCDTYAPLDFSGMRGCEARVWSMFRRITPGMDRYLDYALGKNPENRMPLWVKPAKRISPKEVMDFMRDHYEDTPMDMRYDIGAGGHHLPYRWRPMGFEVDGVKYLNERATATQQTGFWFMAQARNYLPDPIGGVYWFGVDDAGTSCLTPIYCSVTEIPECFREGNGHMTEYSPTSAFWLFNRVTNFAYLRYDMMSADILKVVNERENGQLKKVQQIDAKALSLYKTNPEAAIRLLTDYSVKTAQEMFDKWVELDRYLLVKYMDGNVKKERNGKFLDNGYGRNIPASPDFPGYNDEWKKAVAGSTGDRLKEIEIKK; encoded by the coding sequence ATGAAAAAACTCCTGATCGCCACGGCCGCCCTGAGTGCTCTGGCCCTCTCGCGGGTCGAAGCGTGCACTAATTTCATTATCACGCGGGGTGCCTCGACAGACAGTTCGGTCATGGTCACATATGCCGCCGATTCGCACCAACTTTATGGAGCCCTCTATTACAGACCCGCCCGGGACTACCGTCCCGGAGAGACGTTGAAAATATACGAATGGGATACCGGACGTTATCTGGGCGAAATCCCCCAGGTCGCCCACACGTACCAGACCGTGGGCAACATGAACGAACATCAGCTCATCATCGGCGAAACCACTTACGGCGGACGTCCCGAATTGGAGGACAGTACGGGCATCATGGACTACGGATCGCTGATCTACATCACCCTCCAACGGGCGAAAACGGCCCGGGAAGCCATCGACGTAATCGTCAATCTGGCCAATACGTACGGCTATGCCTCCAGCGGAGAATCGTTCTCGATCGCAGATCCCGATGAAGCCTGGATTTTCGAGATGATCGGCAAGGGCTGCAAAATGGTGAACGGTAAAAACGTCAACAAAGGGATCGTATGGGTTGCCCGGCGTATCCCCGACGGATATGTCTGCGCCCATGCCAATCAGGCCCGCATTACGCAGTTTCCGAAGGACGATCCGGAAAACTGCCTCTACGCCCCCGATGTGATCTCTTTCGCACGTGAAGCGGGTCTGTATAACGGTACTGATGCCGACTTCAGTTTCTGCGACACCTATGCACCGCTCGATTTCAGTGGTATGCGAGGTTGCGAGGCCCGCGTATGGAGCATGTTCCGTCGCATTACGCCGGGTATGGACCGGTATCTGGATTATGCTTTGGGAAAAAATCCGGAAAACCGTATGCCCCTGTGGGTGAAACCGGCGAAACGTATCTCCCCCAAAGAGGTCATGGACTTCATGCGAGACCACTATGAGGACACCCCGATGGACATGCGCTACGACATCGGAGCGGGCGGTCATCATCTGCCTTACCGCTGGCGGCCGATGGGCTTCGAAGTGGACGGAGTGAAATATCTGAACGAACGGGCCACGGCCACACAACAGACCGGATTCTGGTTCATGGCACAGGCCCGCAACTACCTGCCAGATCCCATCGGGGGTGTTTATTGGTTCGGAGTGGACGATGCGGGAACCTCTTGTCTGACTCCCATCTACTGTTCGGTTACGGAAATCCCCGAATGTTTCCGCGAAGGGAACGGCCACATGACCGAATATTCGCCCACATCGGCATTCTGGCTCTTCAACCGGGTCACGAATTTCGCCTATCTGCGATACGACATGATGAGTGCCGACATACTCAAAGTGGTGAACGAACGTGAAAACGGACAATTGAAAAAGGTACAACAAATCGACGCAAAAGCCCTTTCCCTCTACAAAACGAATCCGGAAGCCGCGATCCGTCTTCTGACCGACTACTCGGTAAAAACGGCACAGGAGATGTTCGACAAATGGGTGGAACTGGATCGTTACCTGCTCGTGAAATACATGGACGGAAACGTCAAGAAAGAACGGAACGGGAAGTTTCTCGACAACGGTTACGGCCGCAATATTCCGGCCTCGCCGGATTTCCCCGGATATAACGACGAGTGGAAAAAGGCAGTAGCCGGTAGCACGGGAGACCGGCTCAAAGAGATCGAGATCAAAAAATAG
- a CDS encoding YggS family pyridoxal phosphate-dependent enzyme — protein sequence MSVREQIIDLQKCLPAGVKLVAVSKMHPASAVEEAYAAGQRIFGESRPQELCAKYEALPKDIEWHMIGHLQTNKVRSIVPFVSLIHSVDSARLLEYIDREAARIGRVVDVLLEIFVAQEETKHGWEEAELTAYLQEGTWRSLKNVRFRGVMGIASLTDDRERICREFSRLHALFVSLREEFFGTDFDTLSMGMTSDWKLAVECGSNMVRIGSRIFGDRNY from the coding sequence ATGTCTGTTCGCGAACAAATAATTGATTTACAGAAATGTCTGCCTGCGGGGGTCAAACTGGTAGCCGTTTCTAAAATGCATCCCGCTTCGGCCGTGGAGGAGGCGTACGCTGCCGGGCAGCGTATATTTGGGGAGAGCCGTCCGCAGGAGTTGTGTGCCAAGTATGAAGCACTCCCCAAGGATATCGAGTGGCACATGATCGGACATTTGCAGACCAACAAGGTCCGCAGTATCGTGCCGTTCGTGTCGCTGATCCATTCGGTCGATTCGGCCCGTCTGTTGGAGTATATCGACAGGGAGGCGGCACGGATCGGCCGTGTCGTAGACGTGTTGCTGGAGATATTCGTGGCGCAGGAAGAGACCAAGCACGGATGGGAAGAGGCCGAACTTACTGCCTATTTGCAGGAAGGAACCTGGAGGTCGTTGAAAAATGTTCGTTTCCGGGGCGTCATGGGGATTGCCTCGCTGACGGACGACCGGGAGCGGATATGTCGGGAATTTTCACGTCTGCACGCGTTGTTCGTCAGTTTGCGCGAAGAGTTTTTCGGTACGGATTTCGATACCCTGTCCATGGGGATGACGTCCGACTGGAAATTGGCGGTGGAGTGCGGCAGTAATATGGTGCGTATCGGAAGCCGGATTTTCGGCGACCGGAATTATTGA
- a CDS encoding dihydroorotate dehydrogenase-like protein has translation MITLETDYLGLKLRNPLIVSSCSLTSTLPKLKSLEEHGAGAVVLKSIFEEQILGETAMLERYSDYPEASDYLHNYLSDDYLRTHLDLISQAKSELSIPVIASINCAHVGEWVDYARRMEEAGADALELNIFMLPLDMTRSSDEIEKAYLEIVNKVVAAVSVPVSVKLGVRFTNILSIAQQIYYRHGKGVVMYNRFFEPDIDVNNIAVVSSDPMSSPSELRNSLRTVALCSSQLPLLDIAVSTGVYTGEDAVKALLVGAKGVQICSTIYTNGLDVIRSMADYIGKWMEQHTFSRIEDFRGMLSYKGTADTEEYQRVQYMKFFPKDR, from the coding sequence ATGATAACACTGGAAACCGATTATTTGGGATTGAAACTACGCAATCCGTTGATCGTAAGCAGTTGCAGCCTTACCTCCACGCTGCCTAAACTGAAAAGTCTGGAGGAACACGGTGCGGGTGCCGTGGTGCTCAAATCCATTTTCGAAGAGCAGATTCTGGGTGAAACGGCCATGCTGGAGCGTTACAGCGATTACCCCGAAGCGTCCGATTATTTGCACAATTATCTGAGCGACGATTATCTCCGTACCCATCTCGATCTGATTTCCCAGGCGAAATCCGAATTGTCCATTCCTGTGATCGCCAGTATCAACTGCGCTCATGTCGGAGAGTGGGTGGATTATGCCCGGCGGATGGAGGAGGCCGGAGCCGATGCCCTCGAACTGAATATTTTCATGCTGCCGCTGGATATGACCCGTAGTTCCGACGAGATCGAAAAGGCCTATCTTGAGATCGTGAATAAGGTGGTGGCAGCCGTTTCGGTTCCCGTTTCAGTCAAGTTGGGGGTTCGTTTTACAAATATTCTTTCGATCGCTCAGCAGATTTACTACCGGCATGGCAAGGGTGTGGTGATGTATAATCGCTTTTTCGAACCGGATATCGACGTGAACAATATCGCGGTCGTTTCGTCCGATCCGATGAGTTCGCCTTCCGAGTTGCGGAACAGTTTGCGGACTGTGGCTCTGTGTTCGTCCCAACTGCCTTTGTTGGATATCGCCGTTTCCACCGGGGTCTATACGGGTGAGGATGCGGTGAAGGCATTGTTGGTCGGAGCCAAAGGCGTTCAGATATGCAGTACGATCTATACGAATGGTCTGGACGTGATCCGGTCGATGGCGGACTATATCGGAAAATGGATGGAGCAGCACACCTTTTCCCGAATCGAGGATTTCCGGGGTATGCTGAGTTATAAAGGTACGGCCGATACGGAGGAGTACCAGCGGGTTCAGTATATGAAGTTTTTCCCGAAAGATCGGTAG
- a CDS encoding F0F1 ATP synthase subunit gamma: MSSLKEIKGRITSVNSIWKITSAMRMIASAKLHKAQGAIENMLPYERKLNAMLAGLLSSDDTIDSPYTVRREVKRVAIVAVSSNSSLCGAFNANVVRKLHSVLHDDYGKLDRKDILLFPVGRKIYDAVKKEGFEPQGDFQHLSDKPDYKGAAELAQRLMHLFATGEVDRVDLIYNHFKSTAVQIMTQEPYLPLEQEIPTADASSHEGKWNLQPDYILEPSRDELIRAMLPMVLSLKIYTVLLDSSAAEHAARTMAMQLATDNADELLQELTVQYNKTRQQAITNELLDIMSGAAV, translated from the coding sequence ATGTCGTCACTGAAAGAGATAAAGGGAAGGATTACGTCGGTCAACAGCATCTGGAAGATCACCTCTGCCATGCGTATGATCGCCTCCGCCAAACTGCACAAGGCACAAGGGGCCATCGAAAACATGCTTCCCTACGAACGGAAACTGAACGCGATGCTGGCCGGTCTGCTCTCTTCGGACGATACGATCGACTCTCCGTACACTGTACGGCGCGAAGTGAAGCGGGTCGCCATCGTGGCCGTTTCATCCAATTCGTCGCTCTGCGGGGCTTTCAATGCCAATGTCGTACGGAAACTCCATTCAGTCCTGCATGACGACTACGGGAAACTGGACAGGAAAGACATCCTGCTCTTCCCTGTGGGGCGAAAAATTTACGATGCCGTCAAAAAAGAGGGTTTCGAACCGCAGGGAGATTTTCAGCACCTTTCGGACAAACCCGACTACAAAGGTGCCGCAGAATTGGCACAGCGACTGATGCATCTGTTCGCTACGGGCGAAGTGGACCGGGTGGATCTGATCTACAACCATTTCAAAAGTACGGCCGTACAGATTATGACACAAGAGCCTTACCTGCCCCTCGAACAGGAAATCCCAACGGCGGATGCGAGTTCACACGAAGGGAAATGGAACCTTCAACCGGATTATATTCTGGAACCGTCCCGCGATGAACTCATACGGGCCATGCTTCCGATGGTACTGAGTTTGAAAATCTATACCGTGCTGCTCGATTCGAGTGCAGCGGAACATGCTGCCCGCACGATGGCCATGCAGTTGGCAACGGACAATGCGGACGAACTCCTGCAGGAACTTACCGTCCAATACAATAAAACCCGTCAACAGGCCATCACCAACGAACTGCTCGATATCATGAGCGGAGCAGCCGTATAG
- the atpA gene encoding F0F1 ATP synthase subunit alpha — MSESLKASEVSEVLLKQLEGINTKLKFEEVGTVLQVSDGVARIYGLQNAEANELLEFENGEKAVVMNLEEDNVGVVLLGPTDEIKEGDIVKRTGRIASINVSEGMLGRVIDPLGEPIDGLGRIGGETTEMPLERKAPGVIYRQPVNQPLQTGLKAVDAMIPIGRGQRELIIGDRQTGKTSIAIDTILNQKSNFEDGDPVYCIYVAIGQKGSTVATIVNTLREKGAMDYTVVVAATASDPAAMQYFAPFAGAAIGEYFRDTGRHALVVYDDLSKQAVAYREVSLILRRPSGREAYPGDIFYLHSRLLERAAKIIDQQEVAQEMNDLPESLKGKVRGGGSLTALPIIETQAGDVAAYIPTNVISITDGQIFLDTDLFNQGNRPAINVGISVSRVGGNAQIKAMKKVAGMLKIDQAQYRELESFTKFGGDMDPVTALTIDRGRKNTRLLIQPQYSPRPVAKQIAVLYCGTHGLLKDVELSQVQEFETKFLDAFTESEEYELLRSGVLDDKVTAKIEETAAAVAKALKK, encoded by the coding sequence ATGTCTGAGAGTTTAAAAGCAAGCGAAGTATCCGAAGTGCTGCTCAAGCAACTGGAGGGTATCAATACCAAACTCAAATTCGAAGAGGTGGGTACCGTACTCCAGGTGAGCGACGGCGTGGCGCGTATCTACGGATTGCAGAATGCCGAAGCGAACGAATTGCTGGAATTCGAAAACGGAGAAAAAGCAGTGGTAATGAACCTCGAGGAGGACAATGTTGGTGTCGTCCTGCTGGGACCGACCGACGAGATCAAGGAGGGCGACATCGTGAAACGTACCGGCCGGATCGCTTCAATCAACGTAAGCGAAGGAATGCTCGGACGTGTGATCGACCCGCTGGGGGAACCGATCGACGGACTGGGCCGGATCGGCGGCGAAACGACCGAAATGCCGCTGGAGCGTAAAGCTCCCGGCGTAATCTATCGTCAACCGGTCAACCAACCGCTGCAAACGGGACTGAAGGCCGTCGATGCCATGATTCCTATCGGACGCGGACAGCGCGAGTTGATTATCGGCGACCGACAGACCGGCAAAACTTCGATCGCCATTGACACCATCCTGAATCAGAAATCCAATTTCGAGGACGGTGATCCCGTTTACTGTATCTATGTCGCTATCGGACAGAAAGGCTCGACTGTCGCCACGATCGTCAATACGCTTAGGGAAAAAGGTGCCATGGACTATACGGTCGTCGTGGCTGCTACGGCTTCCGATCCCGCTGCCATGCAGTATTTTGCCCCTTTTGCAGGAGCCGCCATCGGAGAGTATTTCCGGGATACCGGCCGTCATGCGCTGGTCGTGTACGACGACCTATCCAAACAGGCCGTAGCCTACCGGGAGGTATCACTGATCCTGCGGCGTCCTTCGGGACGCGAAGCTTATCCGGGCGACATTTTCTATCTTCACTCGCGTCTGCTGGAACGTGCGGCCAAGATCATCGACCAGCAGGAAGTGGCGCAGGAAATGAATGACCTGCCCGAAAGTCTGAAGGGGAAAGTCCGGGGCGGAGGATCGCTCACCGCCCTGCCGATCATCGAAACGCAGGCTGGAGACGTGGCCGCCTATATCCCGACCAACGTGATTTCCATCACGGACGGCCAGATATTTCTGGACACCGATCTTTTCAACCAGGGAAACCGCCCGGCCATCAATGTGGGTATCTCCGTCTCCCGTGTGGGAGGAAATGCCCAAATCAAGGCGATGAAGAAAGTGGCGGGCATGTTGAAAATCGACCAGGCCCAATATCGGGAATTGGAGTCGTTCACCAAATTCGGCGGCGACATGGATCCCGTCACGGCTCTTACGATCGACCGGGGGCGTAAAAACACTCGTCTATTGATCCAACCCCAATATTCCCCCAGGCCGGTAGCCAAGCAGATCGCCGTATTGTACTGCGGAACGCACGGGTTGCTGAAAGACGTGGAACTGAGTCAGGTACAGGAGTTCGAAACCAAATTTCTGGATGCCTTCACCGAAAGCGAAGAGTACGAGTTGCTACGCAGCGGCGTATTGGACGACAAGGTGACGGCAAAAATAGAGGAAACGGCGGCAGCCGTGGCCAAAGCGCTCAAAAAATAG